The sequence below is a genomic window from Zhongshania aliphaticivorans.
CGAGGGTGTTTTTGGATCGCTGCCTAGAGCTGCACGTTGAACACAAATTCGACTCAGTCATGGCTGCAAAAGCCAAGCTACTTACCACTGACCTCCAGTGCAAAGTAATCGATGAGTGTCTGCAGCTGCACGGCGGCTATGGCTTTATGTGGGAATACCCAGTGGCTCGCGCTTTTGCCGACTCACGCGTTCAGCGTATCTACGCAGGTACTAACGAAGTAATGAAGCTAATCATTGGCCGCGACTTACTAAAGTAAGCCTCCATACGGGTCAACTAACGGGGCTGCTTGCAGCCCCTTTTTTATGCCTTGAATTCAATATACAAAATTAATTGCTATGGCCCAATTGCGTTACTGGCGCATTCTGCAAAGCCAGTAAACTACTTTGATCAACCATAATTAAGCCCCGCTTGGGGCGATCAAGATCAATAATAATAAACACAATCATGGCAATTAAAAACGACACCATCAGGGTCGGCGCCACCACTCGTTTACCACTTAAACCGCTTGAATACCCCAGCATGCCGCCAGAGGCAATAAACACCGTAAACAACAGTAAGAGCACAACTTCCGGCACCCGCATTTGCTGCAGGGCATTGCGTTTGCCTTGGCTGTCGATCATTTCATTCAAGGAGTTAACAAAGGCCCCAGACGTTACCGGGCGCGGGTCGGCATTGGTTGCCGCCACAGCCAGCGCCCACAATTCACTCTGCAGCGCGGCAATCGTTTGATTGTATTTTTTGCGCTCCAAGGCGTGGCTTAAATCAACCTTACCAATCGCAATCCGCATATCAACATAACGTGCCAGCAAGGCATTGGCCTCGTCCTGAAACTGCACCGGCAATAGTTGCACCCGTAAGCTCGCAGTGCCAATAGCATTGGCTTCGGCAATTAAAGCCTCACTACGGCCGTCAAAACGCTGCATAGACATGCTGAAGGTAAAACCTAATAACAGCGCTAACAAGCCGAGAATACTACCCTGGATCGATCCCGTCAGCGTCTTTACCTCGGAATCCGTACTGTGTTGCACAAAGCGACCGATTCTAAAACCGACTTCATTCAACAAGACAATAAGAAGAAACAAAACACCGATAATCAACAGACTGTCGTAATTATAAAGAAAGGGCTGGGCCATGGTATTACCTAGGTTTGAAATCACACGCGGTCAATAGAGAAAGACCGCCACAAATGCTGACAACCCTAGTATAAACAACGCACGGGGAAGCACTGGCCATTGGTGGAGAAAAGAATCAAAAAGTTCCAGTGCTAACAAGGATAATTACCAACACCCAAATTAGCAGGAGAGAAGCGGACGACGGCGTCGCCTTACCGTGAAAACACCACGTTTTCCTTAGGCGTAATAATCAACCGCAAGCTTACCGTCACTGGCAGCTAAGACGTCAGCTTGATTGCCTAACTCATCATCGCGCTTATCACTACTCGCTAGGTCGGCATTCGCCGCACGTCCGTTTAAATCGCGCTGACCAGCTGACTCACCGGCAAATTGTTGGTTGCCATTGGCTGCAGCGCCGTTGCCAAGATTTGGGTTGTGACTAACTTTCACCTCATCCAAGCGCAAGCCTTGCTGCTCAAGACTGCTATTTAGGCGCGGCAGCATTTTTTCAATTAAATCACTGGTATCACCATTCTGCGTTTGAAACTGCACCGAGGTACTGTCGCCCTGCATAGATAGCTGAATGTGGATACTACCCAGCTCTGCTGGATTCAATTGCATAGTTGCGGTGTGAACACCGTTATTCATCATCATACCAATCCGTGCGGCCATAGCCTGCCCCCAACCAGGGTTGTCGACCAAGCTCTGACTCATGGTCAATGCCACGGGCGCACGCGATGCGCTGCTACTCGCGCTATTTAAGCCGTCTTTAAGTTGCGACATCGCCGCCAAATCACCAAGTTCAACATCCACGTTAAGGCTTTCTAGCTTTTGGCCTTTGCTTTGCATTAGCCCCTCACCTACCGCAACTGCACCCTGCAGCGCCGCCGCAAAGCCAGTTGTTTGGGGTGTTAGCGCAGGCTGAGTCGCGGCCAGTAACATTGGCGCTTTACCCTGATTTTCGCTCTGCAGGAGTTTTGCTTGCTGTAAGAGAAGCTGGTCTACCGCCTGTTGACCGCGATTACCGCCGCTCAGTGCCTTGTTGTCGTCAATGCTCATCGCTGCGCCCAGCTGAGTTCGCGACCAGTCGATTTGCACCTGCTGCCAGCCCACTACGCTGTGTTCAGCATCTAAACTGTCTGCTCCCCCCGCGAGTGCGGTGTTAGCGGCACTGACAGGCAAGGTGAGCGGCAAATCTTTGCCCACTAGCGGCAAGTCTTTGCCGCTCGCAAAATTCTGCGCTAAGACGTTTAAGCCATCACCAGCTTCTTCATTTAACAGAGCCGGAGCATCGGCATCGCTTGGTGTGTCGGTGTCGGCCTGAAGATGACTGGCCTTGCCCATATTTCCGGCAAGCAATTGATTAAAGGGCAATTGCGAGGTCGAATCACTGGCATTCGCCCCTTTCACGGCGGCGCGCCCTGACTGAACTGCTTCGCTGCTACTCAGCGCGGGAAGAGAGCTAGACGGCATAAAAAAGTAACCTTTACAGATTAATCTGATTCGGCAGCCCCGAGGCTAAAACCGGCAATACTAAAATTAGAGCAAGGCCTATGCCATATCCATATTTTGTCGAGCCGACCAAACAAATCGTTGACTTGTTAGGTCGTCTGCTTGCCGCTGTTCTTCCGTGTTGACCAGCTGCTGCTCCTGCTCGCGATAGCGATCAGTGAGCTTCTCTAAACTCATTGCGCGACAGCGACTGTCTAACCAATGCTGACGTTCGGTCGCCACATTGGCTTCAGCACGCGCGACGGCTTCGCCCTGCTGGGTCACCGCCTTGGCAAGCTTACTCATAAAATGACGGGTTTCTTGTAAACGGTGTACGTCCAATTTTTGCGCGGTGTGACTCTGGCTAGCATCAGCGTATTCACGATAATACTGTTTTAACTCATCGTATTTCTTTTGCTGGTGATCAAAGTGCTTTTGGCTTTTTGCAAAACGCTTAGCCTGCTCCTGTTCTTTGCGGTCCGCCAAGCTATTCACGGTTTGCATACGCTGAGATTTCTTCATTTAGTCACCTATTTAGCTTATGCGTCATCCAGTAATAAATTTAGCTGATCAAGCGAACTGTCGAACGGCTCTGATTGATCATAGGCTTGCTGCAGGAATTTCACCATATTCGGCCACAAGCCAACGGCGTGATCCAAACGGGCATCACTGCCCCGCTGGTAGGCGCCAATCGTAATAAGGTCGCGATTTTGCTGATAAAGCGAGTACATCTGCCGAAAATAGCGCACCTGATCTTGATGGCTCTTATCGGTAATATCATTCATGGCTCGACTTACTGAACGCTCCACGTCAATGGCAGGGAAATGCCCGGCATCAGCCAAGGCCCGCGACAGCACAATATGACCATCTAGAATCGCTCGCGCTGAATCCACTATGGGGTCATTTTGGTCATCACCCTCAGCAAGCACAGTATAAAACGCCGTTATTGAGCCGCCACCAACGGCGCCATTACCCGCACGTTCGACAAGTGCCGGTAGGCGAGCAAAAACTGACGGCGGATAACCCTTCGTCGCAGGTGGCTCACCCGTGGCCAAGGCCACCTCACGTTGAGCTTGGGCGAATCGGGTTAACGAATCCATAAGTAATAACACTTGCTTACCCTGATCACGAAAATGCTCAGCAATCGATGTTGCCAGCCATGCCCCCCGCATACGCATCAGTGGCGGATGATCTGCTGGTGTTGCGATGACCACCGCCCGCTTCATGTCTTCAGTGCCAAGAATGCTGTCAATAAACTCCTTTACCTCGCGGCCACGTTCGCCAATTAAGGCCACCACCACCACATCGGCCTCGGTAAAGCGGGTCATCATGCCCAGCAACACGCTTTTACCTACGCCGCTACCGGCAAATAAACCTAAACGCTGCCCGCGGCCCACCGTTAGCAGTGAGTTTATTGAGCGCACCCCTACATCCAAAGGCTCGCGAATAGGCTGGCGCAACAGGGGGTTAATCGGCGTGCCATTGATCGAGCGAGTTTGCTTGCAATGCAAAGGTCCTTTGCCGTCCAGCGGTTTGGCCGCGCCATCCAGCACCCGACCTAATAACTCATCACCCACGGGGAAGTCTGAGCCCTTGGCAATGGGAATAACTCTGGCATTGGGCATTACGCCGCGCAGCTCACCCGTGGGCATAAGTAAAATTTTATCGGCGGCAAAGCCGACCACTTCGGTTTCTAACCAATCACCATCTGCGGCTTCAACCAGGCAATAGCCACCTACCGGCGCTTTACAGCCCACGGCCTCCAGCATCGTGCCTACCACCCTTTTGAGCTGGCCCTCGACTATCGGTTTTCCAACACCGCTTAGGCGCTGTCTATACAAGGCAAAGCGCTGCTGTATTTGTTCGCTGGGATCCTTTATCACCGTTTAAACTCCGCGCTCAACAATGTCATTCTCATCTGCCTGCGGAGGCACCATCGTCTCACCCAGCATTTCAGCAACAAGGTGCTGAATACGTGTTTCCAGCTCTTCATCAATTCTTGAATGATCGCTGTTAATACGACAGCCACCGCGACTTACCGTGGCATCCTCAATCAAACGCCAAGCGGGATCCAACACTTCATTGCGCTCAGCGTGCAAGCCTCGCAGCACATCAGCGTCGTCAGGGTTCAGGACAATATCAAAGCCGCTGTTACTTAAGGGTAATGCCGCCACGGCTTTATGAATGAGATTTTCAATGAGTTCAGGTCGCAAACTTAATTCGTGACGTAATAATTGCTTTGATATGGCCAGGGTCATTGTAAACAGCTCGCGTTCTAGCTCACTATCAACCCACTTCAAGGGCTCGCGTAACGCCGCCAAAGCCAGTTGTAACTGCTGACTTTGTTCAGCCAACAGACGCTTAGATTCCTGCTGCCCGTCTTTAAGCCCTTGCTGAAAACCTTGATCATGAGCTAGTTTCCGCTCCACCTCAAACGTGTCGGCCTGGCGTGTGTGTTCGGGAGCATCGGCTTCGTCTCGATCAGGCCTAGCAGCCACGTTCGATACCGGCGACGCCAATACCGAGATTTCAGGTAACTGCCAGGTCCGGTGTTCGACCGCAGCCTTCGCAGACTCAAGCACTTCCGGCGCATCATTAAGTGCTTCGGCATCAATTACCCGCGGCACAAACACCTGGAACACATCCGCCATAGCAGCCTCTTAATGATGTAATTTGCAGTTAAATAGCACAGCTGTCTCACACATAATCATCATTACCGCCGCGCCCTAAATCGATTTGCCCTGCTTCCGCCAATTTTCTGGCGACGGCGAGTATATCTTTCTGGGCAGCTTCAACATCGCTCAACTTCATTGGCCCACGCGCTTCCATGTCTTCAATTAACATCTCTCTAGCGCGTTTGGACATATTGCCCATAATCTTATCGCGCACTTTTTGGTCGGCGCCTTTTAAGGCCATGGGTAAAATATCGGAGCTGACCTCTCGAAGTAATAATTGAATGCCCTTGTCAGGAATATTAATCAAGTTGCTAAACAAGAACATCAGGTCCTGAATTTTCTCAGACAGTGCCTCATTCTTTTTCGCAACCGACTCCAAAATCCGTGTTTCCGCTTCCTGATCTAAGCCATTCATAATCCCGGCTACGGTCAGCGCTCCATCAATTTTGCGGTTTTTAAAGGTTGCCGTAACCGAAAGCTTTTTCTTTAATACCGTTTGTAACTGACGCATGGCCGCTTGCGGAATTGTCTGCATATTGGCAATGCGCATCACAATATCATCTTGCAAATCCGGCGCCATTTGCTTCAACAACGCGCCAGCCTGCTCTTGGTCCATATGCGCCATGGTAATGGCGATCAACTGTGGATGTTCATCTTTCAACATATGTAGCAGGGCGTCGGGTTCCAACCAGCGCAGGGAATTCATCTCCTGTGATTCTTCGTCACCCAATACCCGATCAGCCAAGGTCGCGCCTTTTTGCTCACCGAGCGTCGAGGTAAATAATTTGCGCACATAGCCGTGCACACCGACCCCAAGCGACGTCTCCGACTGCATCGACATTCTAAAATCGTCGACCACCGCCTCGGCGCGCTGATTGTCCACACTGCGAATAGCAGCCATCGCGGTGCCAATGAGCTCTACTTCATGGGGGTCAACAAATTGCAGCACCTTAGATGCCTGTTCTTCACCCAGCATCAATAGAAACAAGGCCGCTTTTTCACTGCCCTTACCACCCGCACCTGCTGCCATATTAGGATTTACCATTTTCTTCCGACACCCATTTTTTCATTACTTGCGCCACGCGTTCCGGGCTTTCATTCACCACCGAGC
It includes:
- a CDS encoding flagellar hook-length control protein FliK, which gives rise to MPSSSLPALSSSEAVQSGRAAVKGANASDSTSQLPFNQLLAGNMGKASHLQADTDTPSDADAPALLNEEAGDGLNVLAQNFASGKDLPLVGKDLPLTLPVSAANTALAGGADSLDAEHSVVGWQQVQIDWSRTQLGAAMSIDDNKALSGGNRGQQAVDQLLLQQAKLLQSENQGKAPMLLAATQPALTPQTTGFAAALQGAVAVGEGLMQSKGQKLESLNVDVELGDLAAMSQLKDGLNSASSSASRAPVALTMSQSLVDNPGWGQAMAARIGMMMNNGVHTATMQLNPAELGSIHIQLSMQGDSTSVQFQTQNGDTSDLIEKMLPRLNSSLEQQGLRLDEVKVSHNPNLGNGAAANGNQQFAGESAGQRDLNGRAANADLASSDKRDDELGNQADVLAASDGKLAVDYYA
- the fliI gene encoding flagellar protein export ATPase FliI: MQQRFALYRQRLSGVGKPIVEGQLKRVVGTMLEAVGCKAPVGGYCLVEAADGDWLETEVVGFAADKILLMPTGELRGVMPNARVIPIAKGSDFPVGDELLGRVLDGAAKPLDGKGPLHCKQTRSINGTPINPLLRQPIREPLDVGVRSINSLLTVGRGQRLGLFAGSGVGKSVLLGMMTRFTEADVVVVALIGERGREVKEFIDSILGTEDMKRAVVIATPADHPPLMRMRGAWLATSIAEHFRDQGKQVLLLMDSLTRFAQAQREVALATGEPPATKGYPPSVFARLPALVERAGNGAVGGGSITAFYTVLAEGDDQNDPIVDSARAILDGHIVLSRALADAGHFPAIDVERSVSRAMNDITDKSHQDQVRYFRQMYSLYQQNRDLITIGAYQRGSDARLDHAVGLWPNMVKFLQQAYDQSEPFDSSLDQLNLLLDDA
- the fliG gene encoding flagellar motor switch protein FliG; this encodes MAAGAGGKGSEKAALFLLMLGEEQASKVLQFVDPHEVELIGTAMAAIRSVDNQRAEAVVDDFRMSMQSETSLGVGVHGYVRKLFTSTLGEQKGATLADRVLGDEESQEMNSLRWLEPDALLHMLKDEHPQLIAITMAHMDQEQAGALLKQMAPDLQDDIVMRIANMQTIPQAAMRQLQTVLKKKLSVTATFKNRKIDGALTVAGIMNGLDQEAETRILESVAKKNEALSEKIQDLMFLFSNLINIPDKGIQLLLREVSSDILPMALKGADQKVRDKIMGNMSKRAREMLIEDMEARGPMKLSDVEAAQKDILAVARKLAEAGQIDLGRGGNDDYV
- a CDS encoding FliH/SctL family protein, producing MADVFQVFVPRVIDAEALNDAPEVLESAKAAVEHRTWQLPEISVLASPVSNVAARPDRDEADAPEHTRQADTFEVERKLAHDQGFQQGLKDGQQESKRLLAEQSQQLQLALAALREPLKWVDSELERELFTMTLAISKQLLRHELSLRPELIENLIHKAVAALPLSNSGFDIVLNPDDADVLRGLHAERNEVLDPAWRLIEDATVSRGGCRINSDHSRIDEELETRIQHLVAEMLGETMVPPQADENDIVERGV
- a CDS encoding bestrophin family ion channel; protein product: MAQPFLYNYDSLLIIGVLFLLIVLLNEVGFRIGRFVQHSTDSEVKTLTGSIQGSILGLLALLLGFTFSMSMQRFDGRSEALIAEANAIGTASLRVQLLPVQFQDEANALLARYVDMRIAIGKVDLSHALERKKYNQTIAALQSELWALAVAATNADPRPVTSGAFVNSLNEMIDSQGKRNALQQMRVPEVVLLLLFTVFIASGGMLGYSSGLSGKRVVAPTLMVSFLIAMIVFIIIDLDRPKRGLIMVDQSSLLALQNAPVTQLGHSN
- the fliJ gene encoding flagellar export protein FliJ; the encoded protein is MKKSQRMQTVNSLADRKEQEQAKRFAKSQKHFDHQQKKYDELKQYYREYADASQSHTAQKLDVHRLQETRHFMSKLAKAVTQQGEAVARAEANVATERQHWLDSRCRAMSLEKLTDRYREQEQQLVNTEEQRQADDLTSQRFVWSARQNMDMA